A genomic segment from Verrucomicrobiota bacterium encodes:
- a CDS encoding four helix bundle protein, giving the protein MDAAPPRLRAAFRNHFERAVLSVTNNIAEGFERGTTNELLSFLYIARGSAGEVRSMLCLLERRPWMKDFKSQI; this is encoded by the coding sequence CTGGACGCTGCGCCTCCTCGCTTGCGGGCCGCATTTCGGAACCACTTCGAGCGCGCCGTGCTTTCAGTGACCAATAACATTGCCGAAGGCTTCGAGCGCGGCACGACGAATGAATTGCTTTCGTTCCTCTACATCGCTCGGGGATCAGCGGGCGAAGTCCGCTCAATGCTCTGTTTGCTTGAGCGGCGTCCGTGGATGAAGGATTTCAAATCTCAAATCTGA
- the pxpB gene encoding 5-oxoprolinase subunit PxpB, translating into MKWIPYGPGALLFQFANELGDAAFAKGRAITAELEKHPPPGLTEFVPAFTSVLLEFDPNQIPDPVQIAPELAARLESATSEVLPPAPVKEIPVIYDGPDLARVAEHNRLSRDEVCELHASTLYKVYMLGFAPGFPYLGDLDPRLHTPRLPSPRTRVAAGSVGIGGEHTGIYTVDSPGGWNLIGHTTLRIFDPGRATSSGGAEAMFRLRHGDRVRFVVVNRKT; encoded by the coding sequence ATGAAGTGGATTCCTTACGGCCCCGGCGCGTTGCTGTTCCAATTCGCCAATGAACTGGGCGACGCCGCGTTCGCCAAGGGCCGGGCCATCACCGCCGAGTTGGAGAAACATCCGCCTCCCGGCCTCACCGAGTTTGTTCCCGCGTTCACGTCGGTCTTGCTGGAATTCGATCCAAATCAGATTCCTGATCCGGTCCAGATCGCGCCGGAGTTGGCGGCCCGCCTTGAGTCGGCCACGTCAGAGGTGCTTCCACCTGCGCCCGTGAAGGAAATCCCCGTCATTTACGATGGCCCGGATCTCGCGCGTGTGGCGGAGCACAATCGCCTGAGCCGGGACGAAGTTTGCGAATTGCATGCTTCGACCCTCTACAAAGTCTATATGCTCGGCTTCGCGCCCGGTTTTCCGTATCTCGGCGATCTCGATCCGCGGCTGCACACGCCGCGCCTGCCGTCGCCGCGAACGCGAGTGGCCGCCGGGTCGGTCGGCATCGGCGGGGAACACACAGGAATCTACACGGTGGACAGTCCGGGTGGCTGGAACCTTATCGGCCACACGACTCTGCGGATTTTCGATCCAGGCCGCGCCACATCTAGTGGGGGCGCCGAGGCGATGTTTCGACTGCGCCACGGAGATCGAGTAAGGTTCGTGGTCGTAAATCGTAAAACGTAA
- a CDS encoding biotin-dependent carboxyltransferase produces MAMAPGVLKVLSPGISASLQDRGRFGWRRFGVPISGVMDDHAAGWANRLLDNPPDAPVLEMLLQGAKLAVLQDTWIAVTGADAEANVAAWRIARVKAGDLVHFLRERSGVWIYLAVEGGFEAEIVLGSASAYQRGGLGKSLAAGDILCRRSEAAFRLVPTVAGRSVAWSERRDYDAPPPLRVWCGPQWTCFHAKERDAFFAHEWTVTSRSDRTGYRLAGIALKPQPPQIISEPVRVGSIQVPPGGQPIVIMRDGPTVGGYPKLGMIDPADLSWLAQCRPGTQVKFRPADSRWARAEPLERRSVA; encoded by the coding sequence ATGGCGATGGCCCCAGGCGTTCTCAAAGTGCTCAGTCCCGGAATCAGCGCCAGCCTCCAAGACCGAGGCCGCTTCGGCTGGCGACGCTTCGGCGTCCCGATCAGCGGCGTCATGGACGATCATGCGGCGGGCTGGGCCAATCGCTTGCTGGACAATCCGCCTGATGCGCCAGTTCTGGAAATGCTTTTGCAGGGCGCGAAGCTGGCAGTTCTTCAAGACACCTGGATTGCGGTCACGGGCGCAGACGCAGAGGCCAACGTGGCCGCCTGGCGAATTGCTCGCGTAAAAGCCGGCGATCTCGTTCATTTTCTTCGCGAACGGTCCGGCGTCTGGATTTACCTGGCGGTCGAAGGCGGCTTCGAAGCCGAAATAGTTCTGGGCAGCGCGAGCGCCTACCAACGTGGCGGCCTGGGCAAATCGCTCGCTGCGGGCGATATCCTCTGTCGCAGATCCGAGGCTGCGTTCCGATTGGTGCCGACGGTCGCAGGCCGCAGCGTCGCTTGGAGCGAACGGCGCGACTACGATGCGCCGCCACCACTCCGGGTCTGGTGCGGCCCGCAATGGACGTGTTTTCATGCAAAAGAACGCGACGCGTTCTTCGCGCACGAATGGACCGTGACTTCCCGAAGCGATCGCACGGGCTATCGACTGGCGGGCATTGCCCTGAAGCCGCAGCCGCCGCAGATCATCAGCGAACCCGTTCGCGTCGGGTCGATCCAGGTGCCGCCCGGCGGCCAGCCGATTGTGATCATGCGCGATGGGCCGACCGTCGGCGGTTATCCGAAGTTGGGCATGATCGATCCGGCGGACTTGTCCTGGCTT